In the genome of Halapricum salinum, one region contains:
- a CDS encoding DUF4129 domain-containing protein yields the protein MGYDPRRAALLTLSLGALLLAASLMPAAGLGSFPGVEAEADAPDAPDIPDTGSTDPETPTDTTTPTPTPTPTDTTTPTPTPTETPSPNVNEDDQQGDDEGLAVIFGPLIAFLIVAVFLSTVYAGGVGVVTLLAGPAAAAKLPFGARIQALPQATMVALIGLSGSLAQFARGLGDTAGAVTTGLGGLADVVGTAGRGLGALLAMPASVGRGFSVGFGSLFGSLSALASGSATRTTTTTSGASTDARTASAVEPETPTEPAEDDEEPPSVREAWDLFTDELPVRRLYARTPTELRDRAIEQGWPAEPVEALTETFQEVRYGERGETDARLRAAREAIEQLRPHWGENE from the coding sequence ATGGGATACGATCCCCGCAGAGCCGCCCTCCTCACGCTCTCGTTGGGTGCCCTCCTGCTGGCAGCGTCGCTGATGCCGGCCGCCGGCCTCGGGTCGTTTCCGGGTGTCGAGGCCGAAGCAGACGCTCCCGACGCGCCGGACATCCCCGACACAGGATCGACCGATCCGGAGACGCCGACGGACACGACGACGCCGACGCCCACCCCGACGCCGACGGACACGACGACCCCGACGCCCACCCCGACCGAGACGCCGTCTCCGAACGTGAACGAGGACGATCAACAGGGAGACGACGAAGGTCTCGCGGTGATCTTCGGACCACTGATCGCCTTCCTCATCGTCGCTGTCTTCCTGTCGACAGTGTACGCAGGCGGTGTCGGAGTAGTCACACTGCTCGCCGGCCCGGCGGCGGCCGCGAAACTACCGTTCGGCGCTCGGATTCAGGCGCTTCCGCAGGCGACGATGGTGGCGCTGATCGGCCTGTCGGGCTCGCTCGCACAGTTCGCGCGCGGGCTCGGCGACACCGCTGGTGCGGTCACGACGGGGCTCGGTGGACTCGCCGACGTGGTCGGAACGGCGGGGCGTGGCCTCGGGGCACTGCTCGCCATGCCGGCGTCAGTCGGCCGGGGCTTCTCGGTGGGCTTCGGCTCGCTGTTCGGCTCGCTGTCGGCGCTCGCGAGCGGGAGTGCAACCCGTACGACAACGACAACGAGCGGGGCGAGCACCGACGCCCGAACGGCGTCGGCGGTCGAACCCGAGACGCCGACCGAGCCGGCCGAGGACGACGAGGAGCCGCCGTCGGTTCGCGAGGCGTGGGATCTGTTCACCGACGAGCTCCCAGTCCGGAGACTCTACGCGCGGACGCCCACGGAGCTACGAGACAGAGCGATCGAACAGGGTTGGCCGGCCGAGCCGGTCGAGGCGCTGACCGAGACGTTTCAGGAAGTCCGGTACGGTGAGCGCGGCGAGACCGACGCACGACTGCGAGCGGCACGAGAAGCGATCGAGCAACTGCGGCCACACTGGGGTGAGAACGAATGA
- the trpB gene encoding tryptophan synthase subunit beta, with amino-acid sequence MSDQSGDFEGYGGRHVPEIMHEPLDHLAAAFDDIVHTDEFQAEFREILRQYAGRPTPLYHAENLSERWGAEIYLKREDLLHGGAHKINNAVGQALLAEKAGKTRLIAETGAGQHGTATAMVGALFDMDTEIYMGKKDVQRQRMNVFRMRLMGAQVNEVTRGGKGLADAVDAALEDFAHNIEDTHYLVGSVVGPDPFPRMVREFHSIIGEEAREQCLDQLGELPDAAVACVGGGSNAIGLFHAFREDDVAFYGGEGGGEGADSERHAAPLEDGHDDVIHGMKTRVIDDDVDVHSVSAGLDYPGVGPEHAMFRAVGRAEYRAITDDEALSAFKALSEEEGIIPALETSHGLAMAKKVAAETDHETIVVNLSGRGDKDMETAAEHFDLG; translated from the coding sequence ATGTCCGATCAGAGTGGCGATTTCGAGGGCTACGGGGGCCGCCACGTCCCCGAGATCATGCACGAACCGCTCGACCACCTCGCGGCGGCGTTCGACGACATCGTCCACACCGACGAGTTCCAGGCCGAATTCCGCGAGATCCTGCGCCAGTACGCCGGTCGACCCACACCGCTGTACCACGCCGAGAACCTCTCCGAACGCTGGGGCGCGGAGATCTATCTCAAGCGTGAGGACCTGCTCCACGGCGGCGCGCACAAGATCAACAATGCGGTCGGCCAGGCGTTGCTGGCCGAGAAGGCCGGCAAGACACGTCTCATCGCCGAGACCGGCGCGGGCCAGCACGGCACCGCGACGGCGATGGTCGGCGCGCTGTTCGACATGGACACCGAGATCTACATGGGCAAAAAAGACGTGCAGCGCCAGCGGATGAACGTCTTCAGGATGCGTCTGATGGGCGCACAGGTCAACGAAGTGACCCGCGGCGGAAAGGGGCTGGCCGACGCCGTCGACGCGGCGCTGGAAGACTTCGCGCACAATATCGAGGACACTCATTACCTCGTCGGCAGCGTCGTCGGTCCCGATCCGTTCCCGCGGATGGTCCGGGAGTTCCACTCGATCATCGGCGAGGAGGCCCGCGAACAGTGTCTCGACCAACTGGGTGAACTCCCGGACGCGGCGGTCGCCTGCGTCGGCGGCGGCTCGAACGCGATCGGCCTCTTCCACGCCTTCCGAGAGGACGATGTCGCCTTCTACGGTGGCGAAGGTGGCGGTGAAGGTGCTGACTCCGAGCGTCACGCCGCGCCGCTCGAGGATGGTCACGACGACGTCATCCACGGCATGAAAACGAGAGTCATCGACGACGACGTCGACGTCCACTCCGTCTCGGCCGGGCTGGACTACCCCGGCGTCGGGCCCGAACATGCCATGTTCCGGGCGGTCGGCCGCGCCGAATATCGGGCGATCACCGACGACGAAGCGCTGTCGGCGTTCAAAGCCCTCAGCGAGGAAGAGGGGATCATCCCCGCGCTGGAGACCAGCCACGGGCTGGCGATGGCCAAGAAAGTCGCCGCAGAGACCGACCACGAGACGATCGTCGTCAACCTCAGCGGGCGCGGCGACAAGGACATGGAGACCGCCGCCGAGCACTTCGATCTCGGCTAG
- a CDS encoding SRPBCC family protein, with product MDTLEVSTVVYCSKAEVYEFLLDFPRYTRLSKHLREVTQDGDGSPGTEYDLTFAWWKLSYTAHSRVTDVDPPDRIDWELTQDLDAHGSWLLEDDPDADGLDDGDHEVATRVRLLVEFDPHSAKPGAIDLPRFVSLSWVIEKVRPLIQDEAERVVRRLVADLEGESRSVELEIHTKPESV from the coding sequence GTGGACACGCTCGAAGTCAGCACCGTCGTCTACTGCTCGAAAGCCGAGGTCTACGAGTTCCTGCTGGACTTTCCCCGCTATACGCGCCTGTCGAAACACCTTCGGGAGGTCACCCAGGACGGCGACGGCTCGCCCGGAACCGAGTACGACCTCACCTTCGCGTGGTGGAAACTCTCGTATACGGCCCACTCGCGAGTTACCGACGTCGACCCGCCGGATCGGATCGACTGGGAACTGACGCAAGATCTCGACGCACACGGGAGCTGGCTGCTCGAAGACGACCCCGACGCCGACGGTCTCGACGACGGCGATCACGAGGTCGCCACGCGCGTCCGGCTCCTCGTCGAGTTCGACCCCCACTCGGCCAAACCAGGGGCGATCGACCTCCCGCGATTCGTCTCACTGAGCTGGGTCATCGAGAAGGTGCGGCCACTGATCCAGGACGAGGCAGAGCGGGTCGTCCGCCGGCTGGTCGCCGATCTGGAAGGCGAGTCGCGGTCGGTCGAGTTAGAGATTCACACGAAACCGGAGTCCGTCTGA
- a CDS encoding plastocyanin/azurin family copper-binding protein: MSERNVDSSRRDFLRAAAGTATVTGATGTAAAAEDGGGGGGGNVQPQWPAYVSDAADNGYEDLRGQSEVSVGVYSNYFQPTFIWIEPETTITWEFEESGHNVKFNSQPDGSSLSGTSGGEFDVIDPGSTHTVTPTTGGIYTYYCGPHEGQGMKGAIAVGGDVPTEAVGGGGGGGPTLPENAKMLGIASGFAMVSTLGLAYFFMKYGGDYDEVDA; encoded by the coding sequence ATGAGCGAACGGAACGTCGATTCGTCACGCCGGGACTTCTTGCGCGCGGCGGCCGGCACGGCGACAGTGACAGGAGCGACCGGAACGGCCGCGGCCGCCGAGGACGGCGGCGGTGGCGGCGGTGGCAACGTCCAGCCACAGTGGCCAGCGTACGTCAGCGACGCCGCCGACAACGGCTACGAGGACCTCCGCGGACAGAGCGAGGTCAGTGTTGGCGTCTATAGCAACTACTTCCAGCCGACGTTCATCTGGATCGAACCCGAGACGACGATCACCTGGGAGTTCGAGGAGTCGGGCCACAACGTGAAGTTCAACAGTCAGCCCGACGGCTCCAGCCTCTCGGGGACGTCCGGCGGCGAGTTCGACGTCATCGATCCGGGCAGCACCCACACTGTCACGCCCACGACCGGCGGCATCTACACCTACTACTGTGGCCCGCACGAGGGCCAGGGCATGAAAGGCGCGATCGCCGTCGGCGGCGACGTCCCAACCGAAGCCGTCGGCGGTGGCGGCGGTGGCGGCCCGACCCTCCCGGAGAACGCGAAGATGCTCGGGATCGCCTCCGGGTTCGCGATGGTCTCGACGCTCGGGCTGGCGTACTTCTTCATGAAATACGGCGGCGACTACGACGAAGTCGACGCCTGA
- a CDS encoding DUF58 domain-containing protein — protein MRRRLLGGAAVATFAAAVAVVVVPSPPGFVEHYGDVLSESVLLGMLAVVLSVVGLRYGLRTVVRHADEPPFDQPPEEASAHEGRLAGGNIDDRYERLIDREIDSPPVYEYAFDQLQSDLQAAAIEAVADAEDISRTAARVQVVEGTWSDNVRARSYLGTHERPLSMRVRDWASGRGLQRQVEATIDEIERIAAIPQAHPPRAEDAAALEEESVRGGVEGGQPPLTDQSRHVETTVTTGDAETSADSHWEAGAVVAMLLAGLGFVLTNVTLVLAAIVPAALAVYGSLTRPPDLAVDVERTVADESPVPGEPVRVSLTVTNVGERPIAELRAIDGVPDSLRVVAGSPRLCVSLKPGESASATYTFEALRGEHTFESVSLWARNVSGEVERSVETDLETTVRCRDTVETMPTTAQTTPFQGRIETDASGAGLEFYATREYQSNDPLNRIDWNYWAQTGDPRTVEFRETRAGTVVVVLDDRRVSRQARDEFTPDAVTLGRHAAVRIANALLDETNTVGGALLNRRRYERPGRGRDQRRRLREFFYQSPQSAESDSGSSSSLEDVEKTFFSTKRFGWARSEEQSQSQSATVHRGSGIPMGDGSGGIPIDWLRDRLPGRAQVVFVSPLLDDAPRQFLRRLQADGVDVTVLSPNVTTKESPGGTATRIERHEQIRELRRRQCRVIDWEIDTPLSVALERAEHRWSR, from the coding sequence ATGAGGCGGCGTCTGCTCGGTGGGGCGGCGGTGGCGACGTTCGCCGCCGCCGTCGCGGTCGTCGTGGTCCCGAGTCCGCCAGGGTTCGTCGAGCACTACGGTGACGTCCTCTCTGAGTCAGTCCTGCTCGGGATGCTCGCAGTCGTGCTCTCGGTAGTGGGGCTTCGCTACGGGCTCCGGACGGTCGTAAGACACGCCGACGAGCCGCCGTTCGACCAGCCGCCCGAGGAGGCGAGCGCTCACGAGGGTCGCCTCGCTGGCGGGAACATCGACGACCGATACGAGCGGCTGATCGACCGGGAGATCGATTCACCCCCCGTGTACGAGTACGCGTTCGATCAACTCCAGTCGGATCTCCAGGCCGCGGCGATCGAAGCAGTCGCGGACGCCGAGGACATCTCTCGGACGGCCGCTCGCGTACAGGTCGTTGAGGGGACGTGGAGCGACAACGTCCGCGCCCGGTCGTACCTTGGAACGCACGAACGGCCGCTGTCGATGCGAGTGCGCGACTGGGCCAGCGGTCGCGGGCTGCAGCGGCAGGTCGAGGCGACGATCGACGAGATCGAACGGATCGCAGCTATCCCGCAGGCACACCCGCCGCGAGCCGAGGATGCCGCGGCGCTGGAGGAAGAATCCGTTCGTGGCGGCGTCGAGGGCGGACAGCCCCCGTTGACCGACCAGTCCAGACACGTCGAAACGACGGTCACGACCGGTGACGCCGAGACGAGCGCCGATAGCCACTGGGAAGCGGGCGCAGTCGTCGCCATGCTGCTCGCTGGGCTGGGGTTCGTCCTGACGAACGTCACGCTCGTACTCGCGGCGATCGTGCCGGCGGCACTCGCGGTCTACGGTTCGCTGACGCGGCCACCGGATCTGGCCGTCGACGTCGAGCGGACCGTCGCCGACGAGTCGCCCGTCCCGGGTGAGCCAGTTCGGGTGTCGCTGACGGTCACGAACGTCGGCGAGCGTCCGATCGCAGAGTTGCGGGCGATCGACGGCGTCCCGGACTCGCTGCGGGTCGTGGCCGGCTCGCCGCGGCTGTGCGTCAGCCTCAAGCCCGGGGAGTCGGCGAGCGCGACCTATACGTTCGAAGCGCTCCGTGGCGAGCACACCTTCGAGTCGGTGTCGCTGTGGGCGCGCAACGTCAGCGGCGAAGTCGAGCGCTCGGTCGAGACCGATCTGGAGACGACGGTCCGCTGTCGGGACACCGTCGAGACGATGCCGACGACCGCACAGACGACGCCGTTCCAGGGGCGCATCGAGACCGACGCCAGCGGGGCCGGCCTGGAGTTTTACGCCACACGGGAGTACCAGTCGAACGATCCGCTCAACCGGATCGACTGGAACTACTGGGCCCAGACCGGCGACCCACGGACGGTCGAGTTCAGGGAGACCCGAGCGGGAACGGTCGTCGTCGTCCTCGACGACCGACGGGTCTCCAGGCAAGCCAGAGACGAATTCACGCCCGACGCCGTCACGCTCGGCCGGCACGCGGCGGTCCGAATCGCGAACGCACTGCTCGACGAGACGAACACCGTCGGTGGGGCGCTGTTGAATCGGCGGCGCTACGAGCGTCCGGGTCGTGGCCGCGACCAGCGACGACGTCTCCGGGAGTTTTTCTACCAGTCGCCGCAGTCTGCGGAGTCAGACAGTGGGTCGTCGTCCTCGCTCGAAGACGTCGAGAAGACGTTCTTCTCTACCAAGCGGTTCGGGTGGGCTCGGTCCGAGGAGCAGTCCCAGAGCCAGAGCGCGACAGTGCACAGGGGCAGCGGGATTCCGATGGGCGACGGCAGTGGCGGCATCCCGATCGACTGGCTCAGGGATCGACTCCCCGGTCGTGCGCAGGTCGTGTTCGTCTCGCCCCTGCTCGACGATGCGCCGCGGCAATTCCTCCGACGACTGCAAGCCGACGGTGTCGACGTGACCGTTCTGAGTCCGAACGTCACGACCAAAGAGTCGCCTGGCGGGACGGCGACACGGATCGAACGCCACGAGCAGATCCGCGAGTTACGCCGCCGACAGTGTCGCGTGATCGACTGGGAGATCGACACGCCACTGTCGGTCGCCCTCGAACGAGCCGAACACAGGTGGTCACGATGA
- a CDS encoding M48 family metalloprotease, giving the protein MSPQRSTRLRRRLAATLVAVVLADLVFVGALLGAIAPLVETLRTALAPAIPATLWWLVLVSVALLALVAVQLRTARTMTLSRTDVRRLSESEAPALFERVRRLATLADCQPPAIGLVDSDVPNCFSVGGRDPMLVVSSGLRDQLNDDELDAVLAHELAHLRNRDATVMTLATFLPTLATDRPVAGLPRWLRANLFGGAILFAFVVALGWTQSASPTAIGLVAALSLVLGGIALGVLATPVVYLSHRLSQDREFVADRAGATLSGKPEALASALEKLDDSVGSTPQQDLRSLDGVVDELCLLPHGFVRDAAEGDGGRFTIRLRSHPPTSERIDRLREFAAEIES; this is encoded by the coding sequence GTGTCCCCGCAACGATCGACCCGACTCCGGCGACGGCTCGCGGCGACCCTCGTAGCGGTCGTGCTGGCCGATCTGGTGTTCGTCGGCGCGTTGCTCGGGGCGATTGCCCCCCTCGTCGAGACCCTTCGCACCGCCCTCGCACCGGCGATTCCAGCCACGCTCTGGTGGCTCGTGCTCGTGTCGGTCGCACTGCTCGCGCTCGTGGCCGTCCAGCTCCGGACCGCCCGGACGATGACGCTCTCGCGGACCGACGTCCGCCGGCTTTCGGAGTCCGAAGCGCCGGCACTGTTCGAGCGCGTCCGCCGGCTCGCGACGCTCGCGGACTGCCAGCCGCCCGCGATCGGGCTGGTCGACTCGGACGTCCCGAACTGCTTTTCGGTCGGCGGACGCGACCCGATGCTCGTCGTCAGCTCCGGCCTCCGCGACCAACTGAACGACGACGAACTCGACGCCGTGCTGGCCCACGAACTCGCCCACCTCCGCAACCGTGACGCGACAGTGATGACCCTCGCGACGTTCCTGCCGACGCTGGCGACCGACCGACCCGTCGCCGGCCTCCCGCGGTGGCTGCGGGCGAACCTCTTCGGCGGCGCGATCCTGTTCGCGTTCGTCGTCGCGCTGGGCTGGACGCAGTCGGCTTCACCGACTGCAATCGGGCTCGTCGCCGCCCTCTCGCTCGTCCTCGGCGGCATCGCCCTCGGTGTCCTCGCGACGCCGGTGGTCTATCTGAGCCATCGTCTCTCCCAGGACCGCGAGTTCGTCGCCGACCGGGCCGGCGCGACACTCTCCGGAAAGCCCGAAGCGCTCGCGAGTGCCCTCGAAAAACTCGACGATAGCGTCGGATCGACCCCTCAGCAGGACCTTCGGTCGCTCGACGGCGTCGTCGATGAACTGTGTCTCCTGCCTCACGGGTTCGTCCGCGACGCTGCGGAGGGCGACGGCGGCCGATTCACGATCCGCCTGCGGTCGCATCCGCCCACGAGCGAGCGGATCGACCGTCTTCGTGAGTTCGCCGCCGAGATCGAGTCCTAG
- a CDS encoding cation diffusion facilitator family transporter, translated as MAGNSKGVVIAALIANGAIAIMKFVGFLLTGSAAMLSETYHSISDTGNQVFLLIGIRYSSQDADRRHPFGYGKAQFFYSFLVSVLLFGIAGWESAKHGYEKLVHGGHGGGVESVTLLGQTFPPIYVNYTVLLGAIVFELWALYKANQELTRQIETHGWSGYREAFRKTSDVTTLTAFTEDTIALAGAGIALFGVYLTEVTHNPVFDAAAALLIGLMLMGFALALAWENKRLILGESLPQDDERKLYDIIENAEGVAEIVDFRTVFFGPGRLVVTADVAFEPGIATAEMDDRITAIEDELMAAETFVKKVYIEPEDGS; from the coding sequence ATGGCCGGAAACAGCAAGGGAGTCGTGATCGCCGCGCTGATCGCCAACGGCGCGATCGCGATCATGAAGTTCGTGGGGTTTCTGTTGACCGGGAGCGCCGCCATGCTCTCGGAGACGTATCACTCGATCTCCGACACGGGCAATCAGGTGTTCCTGCTGATCGGAATCCGTTACAGTAGCCAGGACGCCGATCGACGGCACCCGTTCGGCTACGGGAAAGCCCAGTTCTTCTATAGCTTTCTCGTCTCGGTCCTCCTGTTCGGGATCGCCGGCTGGGAGTCGGCCAAACACGGTTACGAGAAACTGGTCCACGGGGGTCACGGCGGCGGCGTCGAGTCGGTGACGCTGCTCGGCCAGACCTTCCCGCCGATCTACGTCAACTACACCGTCCTGCTCGGCGCCATCGTCTTCGAGCTCTGGGCGCTGTACAAGGCCAACCAGGAACTCACGCGACAGATCGAGACCCACGGCTGGAGCGGCTACCGCGAGGCCTTCCGCAAGACCAGCGACGTCACGACGTTGACGGCCTTTACCGAGGACACGATCGCCCTCGCCGGGGCCGGGATCGCGCTCTTCGGCGTCTATCTCACCGAGGTCACGCACAACCCGGTCTTCGACGCCGCCGCCGCGCTGTTGATCGGGCTCATGCTCATGGGCTTCGCGCTCGCGCTGGCCTGGGAGAACAAACGTCTGATCCTCGGCGAGAGCCTTCCACAGGACGACGAACGAAAGCTCTACGACATCATCGAGAACGCCGAGGGCGTCGCCGAAATCGTCGACTTCCGGACGGTCTTCTTCGGGCCCGGCCGTCTGGTGGTGACTGCCGACGTAGCGTTCGAACCCGGGATCGCGACCGCCGAGATGGACGACCGCATCACCGCCATCGAAGACGAGCTGATGGCAGCCGAGACGTTCGTCAAGAAAGTCTACATCGAACCCGAGGACGGGAGCTAA
- a CDS encoding DUF7519 family protein, with product MTELDRKPTWLSSRLAGVLAAVVVLVHGIALGEPLAAVVGLGGAVGLSWAAGRLARDRTAVARNDRAATAVWFVASLFVLLAPVTWLDPRAFVVLYLPLTGAVFVGLAGTDAIDGEHAASMFSVCWRTRDVFALGAIVLGAIQSGAVLALAAGGTRVLTSIPASGLTAAIVLLEGVLYGVVIALPAALRELDERVGTDRDGRVATVTVGDEPIEESLDAVSSWIHDNRLLVVVQLGLVVVGGSFLERTLLAAGPVGHTVVSVFTSGVLHVPLLVVVVLSALVLGGAFVHEILTTRAWIDPPALATDAAGSLLVLGVIGTVSLAVPDVLTDVVFSPTAEQLGLFYGPGAIILLWMAVVALCLPIVLSLATYVATLTGLSSDRSAGFLVGSALVLTGSVVAAEAGLSALVVFVGVAAAVLVWEFGEQASYLGTVIGSDGVSDGVETVHVTAAVGVAAVGVVVASGVGYVVGPLSVGAERATLAIALSLVAATFVLVAASEDEATD from the coding sequence ATGACGGAGCTCGATCGGAAACCGACGTGGCTGTCCAGTAGACTCGCCGGCGTGCTCGCGGCGGTCGTCGTGCTCGTCCACGGAATCGCGCTCGGCGAGCCGCTGGCAGCAGTCGTCGGCCTGGGCGGTGCGGTCGGTCTCAGCTGGGCGGCCGGGCGACTCGCGCGCGACCGGACGGCGGTCGCGCGAAACGACCGCGCCGCGACGGCAGTGTGGTTCGTCGCGAGCCTGTTCGTCCTGCTCGCGCCGGTGACGTGGCTCGATCCACGCGCGTTCGTAGTCCTCTATCTACCGCTGACGGGAGCCGTCTTCGTCGGGTTGGCAGGTACGGACGCGATCGACGGCGAGCACGCCGCCTCGATGTTCAGCGTCTGCTGGCGAACCCGGGACGTGTTCGCGCTCGGGGCGATCGTCCTGGGAGCGATACAGAGCGGCGCCGTCCTCGCGCTGGCGGCCGGCGGAACGCGAGTGCTCACGTCGATCCCGGCCAGTGGGCTTACCGCCGCGATCGTACTCCTGGAAGGGGTGCTGTACGGGGTGGTGATCGCCCTGCCAGCGGCGTTGCGCGAACTCGACGAACGGGTCGGGACTGACAGAGACGGGCGCGTCGCGACGGTCACCGTCGGCGACGAGCCGATCGAAGAGTCACTCGACGCTGTCAGTTCGTGGATCCACGATAATCGCCTGCTGGTCGTTGTCCAGCTCGGGCTGGTGGTCGTCGGTGGGTCGTTCCTCGAGCGCACCCTGCTGGCGGCCGGTCCGGTCGGGCACACGGTCGTCTCCGTCTTCACCTCGGGAGTGTTGCACGTGCCGCTACTGGTGGTCGTCGTGCTGTCTGCGCTGGTCCTCGGCGGGGCGTTCGTCCACGAGATTCTGACGACGCGAGCGTGGATCGACCCGCCGGCGCTGGCGACCGACGCTGCCGGCAGCCTGCTCGTGCTCGGCGTGATCGGTACAGTTTCGCTCGCCGTCCCGGACGTGCTCACCGACGTGGTGTTCTCACCGACGGCCGAGCAACTCGGACTGTTCTACGGCCCGGGTGCGATCATCCTGCTCTGGATGGCGGTGGTCGCGCTGTGTCTGCCGATCGTCCTCAGTCTGGCCACCTACGTCGCCACCCTCACAGGCCTCTCGTCGGATCGTTCCGCCGGCTTTCTGGTCGGTTCGGCGCTGGTACTGACCGGCTCGGTCGTCGCGGCCGAAGCGGGACTGTCAGCGCTGGTCGTGTTCGTCGGCGTGGCCGCGGCCGTACTCGTCTGGGAGTTCGGCGAGCAGGCGAGCTATCTCGGGACGGTCATCGGGAGTGACGGCGTCAGCGACGGCGTCGAGACGGTCCACGTGACGGCCGCAGTCGGCGTCGCTGCCGTCGGCGTCGTGGTCGCGAGCGGCGTCGGGTACGTGGTCGGGCCGCTCTCGGTCGGGGCAGAACGAGCGACGCTCGCGATCGCGCTCTCGCTGGTCGCCGCCACCTTCGTCCTGGTGGCGGCGTCAGAAGACGAAGCGACTGATTAG